Proteins from a genomic interval of Amycolatopsis sp. cg13:
- a CDS encoding ATP-binding cassette domain-containing protein, with the protein MPGLAIQAEGLVKSFGETRALRGLDLEVPEGTIFGLLGPNGSGKTTAVRVFSTLLRPDAGVAKVAGRDVVRDGAGVRKLISLTGQNAAVDERIPGRSNLIMFGRLRNLSASRAKARADELLERFSLQEAGGRLVKTYSGGMRRRLDLAVSLIVTPAVMYLDEPTTGLDPVSRSQLWDDIRQLTESGTTVLLTTQYLDEADQLADRIAVLKEGRVVSEGTPAELKRETGPSRLDVVVSDKSYLSAAETALRSMSADDEVAVDPGTLTLTTVAGAGFTTLAAAVRALESAKVDVVDLSLRPPTLDEVFLHLVHPDQPSETEAA; encoded by the coding sequence ATGCCAGGGCTGGCCATTCAGGCGGAGGGGCTCGTCAAATCGTTCGGCGAGACCCGCGCTTTGCGCGGCCTCGACCTCGAGGTTCCCGAAGGGACGATCTTCGGGCTGCTCGGGCCGAACGGCTCGGGCAAAACGACCGCGGTGCGGGTGTTCTCCACGCTGCTGCGACCCGACGCGGGCGTCGCCAAGGTGGCCGGCCGGGACGTGGTGCGAGACGGCGCGGGCGTGCGGAAGCTGATCTCGCTGACCGGCCAGAACGCTGCGGTCGACGAGCGGATCCCGGGCCGGTCGAACCTGATCATGTTCGGCAGGCTGCGCAACCTGTCGGCTTCCCGGGCCAAGGCGCGCGCCGACGAACTGCTGGAGCGCTTCTCCCTGCAGGAGGCCGGGGGGCGGCTGGTCAAGACCTACTCCGGCGGCATGCGGCGCAGGCTCGACCTCGCGGTGAGCCTCATCGTCACGCCCGCGGTGATGTACCTCGACGAGCCCACCACGGGCCTCGACCCGGTCAGCCGGTCGCAGCTGTGGGACGACATCCGGCAGCTGACGGAGTCGGGCACGACCGTGCTGCTGACCACGCAGTACCTCGACGAGGCCGACCAGCTCGCCGACCGGATCGCCGTGCTCAAGGAGGGCCGGGTGGTCAGCGAGGGGACCCCGGCCGAGCTCAAGCGCGAGACCGGGCCTTCGCGGCTGGACGTCGTGGTGTCCGACAAGTCCTATCTCTCCGCCGCGGAGACCGCGCTGCGGTCGATGTCCGCCGACGACGAGGTGGCGGTCGACCCCGGCACGCTGACGTTGACCACGGTGGCGGGCGCCGGTTTCACCACGCTCGCCGCGGCCGTGCGCGCGCTCGAATCGGCCAAGGTCGACGTCGTGGACCTCAGCCTGCGCCCGCCGACGCTCGACGAGGTGTTCCTGCACCTCGTGCACCCCGACCAGCCATCCGAAACCGAGGCAGCATGA
- a CDS encoding cytochrome d ubiquinol oxidase subunit II — protein sequence MAQGLLLAAVGLFLTGYLILDGSAFGVGAVRLRTGGGETERRLSLNAVGPYFLGHEVWVVAAVGLLIGAFPELEAAVFTGYFPVFVVLVGAFVLRDGGMWLRSRRESAGSRRFWDRAIAVASVVLALSWGLVLGNLAEGVPSGGHPAAAFSPYALLCALAFGCLVVVHGAAFLAMRVRGEQSVRAAALARRLVLPAAGLLVLVLAFGFLAADVAAPVVAAVLVALAVVALAVAARFLGRGVHGPAFAATACAVGLPVLAVGAGQSPVLVGLAAAPESLAVLGVFLACALPVMLLGQVWLWRAFAGPMVPAAPLYF from the coding sequence ATGGCACAAGGGTTGCTGCTGGCCGCGGTCGGGCTTTTCTTGACCGGATACCTGATTCTCGACGGGTCGGCGTTCGGCGTCGGAGCGGTGCGGCTGCGCACCGGCGGCGGCGAGACCGAGCGGCGGCTTTCGCTCAACGCGGTGGGGCCGTACTTCCTCGGCCACGAGGTGTGGGTCGTGGCCGCCGTCGGGCTGCTCATCGGTGCGTTCCCGGAACTCGAAGCGGCGGTGTTCACCGGGTATTTCCCGGTGTTCGTGGTGCTCGTCGGCGCGTTCGTGCTGCGGGACGGCGGGATGTGGTTGCGCAGCCGCAGGGAGAGCGCGGGTTCGCGGCGGTTCTGGGACCGGGCGATCGCGGTGGCGAGCGTGGTGCTCGCACTCAGCTGGGGGCTCGTGCTCGGCAATCTCGCCGAGGGCGTGCCGAGCGGCGGGCACCCCGCCGCGGCGTTCAGCCCGTACGCCCTGTTGTGCGCGCTGGCCTTCGGGTGCCTCGTGGTGGTGCACGGCGCGGCGTTCCTCGCGATGCGGGTGCGCGGAGAGCAGTCCGTGCGCGCGGCGGCGCTCGCGCGACGGCTGGTGCTGCCCGCGGCGGGGTTGCTGGTATTGGTGCTGGCGTTCGGATTCCTGGCCGCGGATGTCGCCGCGCCGGTGGTCGCGGCAGTGCTGGTGGCGCTGGCCGTCGTGGCGTTGGCCGTGGCCGCGCGGTTCCTCGGCAGGGGAGTGCACGGCCCGGCGTTCGCCGCCACGGCTTGCGCGGTCGGGCTGCCGGTGCTCGCGGTCGGAGCTGGGCAGAGTCCGGTGCTGGTCGGGCTGGCGGCCGCGCCGGAGAGCTTGGCGGTGCTCGGGGTGTTCCTCGCGTGCGCGCTGCCGGTGATGCTGCTGGGGCAGGTCTGGCTGTGGCGGGCGTTCGCCGGGCCGATGGTGCCGGCCGCACCGCTGTATTTCTGA
- a CDS encoding cytochrome ubiquinol oxidase subunit I — MNAVDLARLQFALTAGFHFLFVALTLGLAPLLCFLQTRWVITGKREHRAATRFWGRLYVANYGIGIVTGLVMEFQFGLNWGGVTAYAGNVFGAPMALEAIVAFFLESTFLGMWLFGWDRIPKWAHLALIYLVTLTAYASALFIMVANGFLQHPVGGEVRDGVFRLTDFGALMTNREALDGLGHLVAAALLTGALFMAGISAWHLARRTPQREFFLSSLRIGAVVAPVAALVTVAGGFVQTDYLKIDQPAKIGQALEDQASLAAAHGQPLPPAWISGPTQIMVILGFLLVLLSLYALIVTLISRGKRARFLLRPLTWVIPLPFLLTLCGWVLREVGRQPWTVYGLLRTDQAASAVHEGSVVASFAVFGLLLAALGVADYLVIRRFSRRWDDIPELVREQTAAPAVPLEAGRVL, encoded by the coding sequence ATGAACGCCGTCGACCTCGCCCGGCTCCAGTTCGCGCTCACGGCAGGGTTCCACTTCCTGTTCGTCGCGCTGACGCTGGGCTTGGCTCCGCTGCTGTGTTTCCTTCAGACCAGGTGGGTGATCACCGGGAAACGCGAACACCGTGCCGCGACCCGGTTCTGGGGCAGGCTGTACGTGGCCAACTACGGGATCGGGATCGTGACCGGGCTGGTGATGGAGTTCCAGTTCGGGCTGAACTGGGGCGGGGTCACGGCGTACGCGGGCAACGTCTTCGGCGCGCCCATGGCGCTCGAGGCGATCGTCGCGTTCTTCCTCGAGTCCACGTTCCTCGGGATGTGGCTCTTCGGATGGGACCGCATCCCGAAGTGGGCGCACCTCGCGCTGATCTACCTGGTCACGCTCACCGCGTACGCTTCGGCGCTGTTCATCATGGTTGCCAACGGTTTCCTGCAGCATCCCGTCGGCGGCGAGGTGCGGGACGGGGTGTTCCGGCTCACCGATTTCGGTGCGCTGATGACCAACCGCGAAGCCCTCGACGGACTCGGCCACCTGGTGGCCGCAGCCTTGCTGACCGGCGCGCTGTTCATGGCGGGCATCAGTGCGTGGCACCTGGCGCGGCGCACCCCGCAGCGGGAGTTTTTCCTTTCGTCGCTGCGGATCGGGGCGGTCGTGGCCCCGGTCGCCGCGCTCGTCACCGTCGCCGGCGGGTTCGTGCAGACCGACTACCTGAAGATCGACCAGCCCGCGAAGATCGGGCAGGCGCTGGAGGACCAGGCGTCGCTGGCGGCCGCGCACGGGCAGCCGCTTCCGCCGGCGTGGATCTCGGGTCCGACGCAGATCATGGTGATCCTCGGGTTCCTCCTGGTGCTGCTGTCGCTGTACGCGCTGATCGTCACGCTGATTTCCCGGGGCAAGCGGGCGCGGTTCTTGTTGCGCCCGCTCACCTGGGTGATCCCGCTGCCGTTCCTGCTCACCCTCTGCGGCTGGGTGCTGCGCGAGGTGGGGCGGCAGCCGTGGACGGTCTACGGACTCCTGCGCACGGACCAGGCCGCCTCGGCGGTGCACGAGGGCTCCGTGGTCGCGTCGTTCGCCGTGTTCGGCCTGCTGCTGGCCGCGCTCGGGGTGGCCGACTACCTGGTGATCCGCCGGTTTTCCCGGCGCTGGGACGACATTCCGGAGCTGGTCCGCGAGCAGACGGCGGCGCCGGCGGTTCCGCTCGAGGCGGGAAGGGTCCTCTGA
- a CDS encoding ABC transporter permease, producing MSTAHAPSPPLTPLPESWMARPRPTAMLRDAWILIRRDLAHLRYEPGGLLAELIWPVIMILIFGYVLGSAIAIPGGGNYRDYLLPGLFVLNQVFTLSIIAGGVANDAEAGVTDRFRSLPMSPMAVPLGITGADIVKSMLGLAITTGLGLLVGFRIHDGAANAALAFVLLILFRYAISWIGTFLGLLVSPTTADFLFPLTFPFAMIANMFVPTAGFPAWLRVVADWNPVSSAVAATRKLFGSPGAADATAWPLAHPVLVTFGWIVLILAVFMPLACWRYRTTTR from the coding sequence ATGAGCACCGCCCACGCCCCGTCCCCGCCCCTGACCCCGCTCCCGGAGTCGTGGATGGCCCGGCCGCGGCCCACCGCGATGCTGCGGGACGCCTGGATCCTGATCCGGCGGGACCTCGCCCATCTGCGCTACGAGCCGGGCGGCCTGCTCGCCGAGCTCATCTGGCCGGTGATCATGATCCTGATCTTCGGCTACGTGCTCGGGTCCGCCATCGCCATCCCCGGCGGCGGGAACTACCGCGACTACCTCCTGCCCGGCCTGTTCGTGCTGAACCAGGTGTTCACCCTCAGCATCATCGCGGGCGGGGTCGCGAACGACGCCGAAGCCGGCGTCACCGACCGGTTCCGCTCGCTGCCGATGTCGCCCATGGCGGTGCCGCTCGGCATCACCGGCGCGGACATCGTGAAAAGCATGCTGGGACTGGCGATCACGACCGGGCTCGGCCTGCTCGTGGGATTCCGCATCCACGACGGGGCCGCCAACGCCGCGCTCGCGTTCGTGCTGCTGATCCTGTTCCGCTACGCCATCAGCTGGATCGGCACGTTCCTCGGGCTGCTCGTTTCCCCGACGACGGCGGACTTCCTGTTCCCGCTCACGTTCCCGTTCGCCATGATCGCCAACATGTTCGTGCCCACCGCCGGTTTCCCGGCGTGGCTGCGGGTGGTCGCGGACTGGAATCCGGTGAGCTCGGCGGTCGCGGCGACCCGGAAGCTGTTCGGCAGTCCCGGGGCCGCGGACGCGACGGCGTGGCCGCTGGCCCATCCGGTGCTGGTCACGTTCGGCTGGATCGTGCTGATCCTCGCCGTGTTCATGCCGCTGGCCTGCTGGCGCTACCGCACCACGACTCGCTGA
- a CDS encoding antibiotic biosynthesis monooxygenase, with protein sequence MTEQITAITRFTVADEADAEAFASRFAEQAAGIVTAAGCLGNFFARSARDPRTFANVGWWASAGDHLAVVRGEEFQSHVAVLAGLAKAEPDQFAATGVGTFDGPEPVRGAGEAVAVLALTRFTLHSAGHEGGFREAFEEHAATVRTRDGFLGHTLLRSTIDPLRYVNLGWWNSPAEYLAVLRTPEFAADSERMAGFAEGKGDLFVRADS encoded by the coding sequence ATGACCGAGCAGATCACCGCGATCACCCGATTCACCGTCGCCGACGAGGCTGACGCCGAAGCGTTCGCCTCGCGCTTCGCGGAACAGGCGGCCGGGATCGTGACCGCAGCCGGATGCCTTGGCAACTTCTTCGCGCGGTCGGCGCGCGACCCGAGGACGTTCGCCAATGTCGGCTGGTGGGCGAGCGCGGGCGACCACCTCGCCGTCGTGCGCGGCGAGGAATTCCAGAGCCACGTCGCCGTGCTGGCCGGGCTCGCGAAAGCCGAGCCGGACCAGTTCGCCGCGACCGGCGTGGGCACCTTCGACGGCCCGGAGCCCGTGCGAGGCGCCGGGGAAGCCGTCGCCGTACTGGCGCTTACCCGGTTCACGCTGCACAGCGCCGGTCATGAGGGCGGCTTCCGCGAAGCGTTCGAGGAGCACGCCGCGACGGTCCGCACCCGCGACGGATTCCTCGGGCACACCCTGCTGCGCTCGACGATCGATCCGCTGCGCTACGTGAACCTCGGCTGGTGGAACTCGCCCGCCGAGTACCTGGCCGTGCTGCGCACCCCCGAGTTCGCCGCGGACTCCGAGCGCATGGCCGGGTTCGCCGAGGGCAAGGGCGACCTCTTCGTGCGCGCGGACTCCTGA
- the cydD gene encoding thiol reductant ABC exporter subunit CydD, with the protein MGDRTAARLARLPGTRRLTAVSAGTGAAAAGLVVAQAELLALVLTGPSAANVVALAGVLGAGAALSWIRGRLVTSAAATVTGAVRARLADAISGLGPVRLRAERGGELATLAGPGLDGLDTYLTEYLPQRVPAVLVPLAVLAAVVAADPLSAVAIALTLPLIPVFGALAGWYTRSAAAGQWGKLAELGGHFLDVVRGLPTLRAFGRSGHQIGVVERTAEAYRGATMRTLRIAFLSGLALDLVTTLSVALVAVPIGFRLLDGTLGLRTGLLVLLLAPEAYKPLRDLGSAFHAAAAGRAAADRAFAVIDEAGPQTSAPVAEDQSLPSGAGRAVSSEVLIRLSGAEVRFPGAADPVLRDVELCVRPGERIALVGPSGAGKSSLLAVLLGFLPATGSVHLGGTPLDDLLADPAALAAWHSRLAWVGQRPHLFAGTIADNIALGDPAATPDRVRAAARAACADDFIDALPDGYATLLGERGVGLSVGQRQRVALARAFLVDAPLLLLDEPTAGLDAGSELAVATATRRLMAGRTVVLATHRPALLSDVDRVFRVADGRVWADAGAGVPAG; encoded by the coding sequence ATGGGCGACCGGACTGCGGCCCGGCTCGCGCGCTTGCCGGGGACGCGGCGGCTGACCGCGGTGTCCGCGGGCACCGGCGCGGCGGCGGCCGGTCTCGTGGTGGCGCAGGCGGAGCTCCTCGCGCTCGTGCTGACCGGGCCGAGCGCGGCGAATGTCGTCGCGCTGGCCGGTGTGCTCGGTGCGGGGGCGGCGTTGAGCTGGATCCGCGGGCGGCTCGTCACGTCGGCGGCCGCGACCGTCACGGGCGCGGTACGGGCCCGGCTCGCGGACGCGATCAGCGGCCTGGGCCCGGTCCGCCTGCGCGCCGAGCGCGGCGGCGAGCTCGCGACGCTGGCCGGCCCCGGTTTGGACGGCCTTGACACGTACCTCACCGAGTATCTGCCCCAGCGCGTGCCCGCCGTACTGGTGCCGCTGGCCGTGCTGGCCGCGGTCGTCGCGGCTGATCCCTTGTCGGCGGTGGCGATCGCGCTGACGTTGCCGCTGATCCCCGTGTTCGGCGCGCTCGCGGGGTGGTACACCCGCAGCGCGGCGGCCGGGCAGTGGGGCAAGCTCGCCGAACTGGGCGGGCATTTCCTCGACGTGGTGCGCGGGTTGCCGACGCTGCGGGCGTTCGGCCGGTCGGGCCACCAGATCGGCGTCGTCGAGCGCACCGCCGAGGCCTACCGCGGCGCGACCATGCGGACGTTGCGGATCGCTTTTCTTTCCGGTCTCGCCTTGGACTTGGTGACCACGTTGTCCGTCGCCCTGGTCGCGGTGCCGATCGGATTCCGCCTGCTGGACGGCACGCTCGGTCTCCGGACCGGCCTTCTGGTGCTGCTGCTGGCCCCCGAAGCCTACAAACCCTTGCGCGACTTGGGTTCGGCTTTCCACGCGGCCGCCGCCGGCCGCGCCGCCGCGGACCGGGCTTTCGCGGTGATCGACGAGGCCGGGCCCCAGACTTCTGCTCCGGTTGCCGAGGACCAGTCGCTGCCTTCCGGCGCCGGGCGGGCTGTCTCAAGCGAAGTGCTGATCCGGCTCTCCGGTGCCGAAGTGCGCTTTCCCGGGGCAGCCGACCCGGTGCTCCGGGACGTCGAACTGTGCGTGCGACCGGGCGAACGGATCGCGCTGGTCGGCCCGAGCGGAGCGGGCAAGAGCAGCCTCCTCGCGGTGTTGCTCGGCTTCCTGCCCGCGACCGGTTCGGTGCACCTCGGCGGCACCCCGCTCGACGATCTGCTGGCCGATCCCGCAGCCCTCGCCGCGTGGCACTCTCGCCTCGCCTGGGTCGGCCAGCGCCCCCACCTCTTCGCAGGCACCATCGCGGACAACATCGCCCTCGGCGACCCGGCCGCCACCCCGGACCGCGTCCGCGCTGCCGCGCGCGCCGCCTGTGCGGACGATTTCATCGACGCTCTGCCTGATGGTTACGCGACTCTCTTGGGTGAGCGCGGCGTTGGTCTGTCTGTCGGTCAGCGCCAGCGCGTGGCCCTCGCTCGGGCGTTTCTCGTCGATGCGCCGTTATTGCTTCTCGACGAGCCTACCGCCGGTCTCGATGCCGGGAGCGAGCTTGCCGTCGCCACCGCGACTCGTCGTTTGATGGCTGGTCGTACCGTCGTGTTGGCCACTCATCGGCCCGCGCTTCTGTCCGATGTGGACCGGGTTTTCCGGGTCGCGGACGGGCGAGTCTGGGCTGATGCTGGGGCGGGGGTGCCTGCCGGATGA